A region of Vitis riparia cultivar Riparia Gloire de Montpellier isolate 1030 chromosome 12, EGFV_Vit.rip_1.0, whole genome shotgun sequence DNA encodes the following proteins:
- the LOC117925811 gene encoding uncharacterized protein LOC117925811 isoform X1 gives MAVGAAVCYCSNLKPSPFLGHFPYHQGKSPSGQGIKNSVHASRISALFWGAKKAVEPTERDLSLGEFILTGSGPEGVSENQVAPKKISLSVVSSILDVPSQDWDACNMDPTGPEKFNPFLTHGFLSSLEETGCAVKETGWMPRHIIAKDECDNILGVVPLYLKSHSSGEFVFDYSWADAYYSYGSRYYPKLQCCVPFTPVTGQRILVRNNSYKDQVFDSLVSAMKDLTAKFQVSSLHVTFPTESEWDKMKEKGFLQRTGMQYHWKNRNYKNFDEFLMDMKQSKRKNIRQERKKISTQNLTMKRLRGYEIKAKHWDSFYKFYRNTTDNKWGSPYLTRDFFHNMGSKMEDQVLLVVAEEGDELVAGALNLIGGDTLFGRLWGCLPRAYYPSLHFEACYYQAIEAAIELNLNKVEAGAQGEHKIQRGYMPVTTYSCHYFLDKGFEKAINEFLVRETAQVKLVMKLLHESGPFKDGIQT, from the exons ATGGCAGTAGGGGCAGCAGTCTGCTACTGCTCAAACCTCAAGCCCTCCCCATTTCTTGGCCATTTCCCATACCACCAA GGAAAATCACCCTCTGGACAAGGCATTAAGAATTCAGTTCATGCATCTAGAATCAGTGCACTGTTTTGGGGAGCTAAGAAGGCTGTGGAACCAACTGAAAGGGACCTTTCTCTGGGAGAGTTCATTTTGACAGGGTCAGGCCCAGAG gGAGTTTCAGAAAATCAGGTGGCACCAAAGAAGATATCACTTTCAGTGGTTTCTTCAATCTTAGATGTTCCGTCTCAAGATTGGGATGCATGCAATATGGATCCTACGGGTCCTGAAAAATTTAATCCATTTCTTACCCATGGTTTTCTTTCAAGCTTGGAGGAGACAGGGTGTGCAGTGAAG GAAACAGGATGGATGCCACGGCACATCATTGCTAAGGATGAGTGTGACAATATATTAGGTGTTGTTCCACTTTATCTTAAAAG CCATTCTTCTGGAGAATTTGTTTTTGATTATTCCTGGGCTGATGCCTACTACAGTTATGGTTCAAGATACTATCCAAAGTTACAATGTTGTGTACCTTTTACTCCAGTCACTGGTCAGAGGATTTTAGTCCGTAATAACTCATACAAAGATCAAGTCTTTGATAGCTTAGTCTCTGCAATGAAGGATCTGACGGCCAAG TTCCAAGTTTCATCACTACATGTTACCTTTCCGACCGAAAGTGAGTGGgacaaaatgaaggaaaaaggtTTTCTCCAGAGGACTGGGATGCAATATCACTGGAAAAATCGTAATTACAAAAA TTTTGATGAGTTCTTGATGGACATGAAgcaaagtaaaaggaaaaatattcgTCAAGAGCGCAAAAAG ATTTCTACACAAAACTTAACAATGAAACGGCTTCGGGGATATGAAATAAAG GCTAAGCACTGGGATTCCTTTTACAAGTTCTATAGGAACACCACTGATAACAA GTGGGGTAGTCCTTATCTAACGAGAGATTTCTTTCACAACATGGGATCAAAGATGGAAGATCAAGTACTACTTGTTGTTGCTGAAGAAGGGGATGAACTTGTTGCAGGAGCTCTCAATCTTATTGGAGGAGATACTTTATTCGGCCGCTTATGGGGATGTCTCCCACGAGCTTATTATCCTAGCTTGCATTTTGAAGCATGCTATTACCAG GCAATAGAAGCAGCTATTGAACTTAATTTGAACAAAGTAGAGGCAGGAGCTCAAGGTGAGCATAAGATTCAGCGCGGTTATATGCCTGTGACAACTTACAGCTGCCATTACTTTCTGGACAAGGGTTTTGAGAAAGCCATAAACGAATTTTTAGTGCGTGAAACGGCTCAG GTTAAGCTTGTTATGAAACTATTACACGAATCCGGTCCTTTCAAGGATGGTATACAAACATAA
- the LOC117925811 gene encoding uncharacterized protein LOC117925811 isoform X2 translates to MDPTGPEKFNPFLTHGFLSSLEETGCAVKETGWMPRHIIAKDECDNILGVVPLYLKSHSSGEFVFDYSWADAYYSYGSRYYPKLQCCVPFTPVTGQRILVRNNSYKDQVFDSLVSAMKDLTAKFQVSSLHVTFPTESEWDKMKEKGFLQRTGMQYHWKNRNYKNFDEFLMDMKQSKRKNIRQERKKISTQNLTMKRLRGYEIKAKHWDSFYKFYRNTTDNKWGSPYLTRDFFHNMGSKMEDQVLLVVAEEGDELVAGALNLIGGDTLFGRLWGCLPRAYYPSLHFEACYYQAIEAAIELNLNKVEAGAQGEHKIQRGYMPVTTYSCHYFLDKGFEKAINEFLVRETAQVKLVMKLLHESGPFKDGIQT, encoded by the exons ATGGATCCTACGGGTCCTGAAAAATTTAATCCATTTCTTACCCATGGTTTTCTTTCAAGCTTGGAGGAGACAGGGTGTGCAGTGAAG GAAACAGGATGGATGCCACGGCACATCATTGCTAAGGATGAGTGTGACAATATATTAGGTGTTGTTCCACTTTATCTTAAAAG CCATTCTTCTGGAGAATTTGTTTTTGATTATTCCTGGGCTGATGCCTACTACAGTTATGGTTCAAGATACTATCCAAAGTTACAATGTTGTGTACCTTTTACTCCAGTCACTGGTCAGAGGATTTTAGTCCGTAATAACTCATACAAAGATCAAGTCTTTGATAGCTTAGTCTCTGCAATGAAGGATCTGACGGCCAAG TTCCAAGTTTCATCACTACATGTTACCTTTCCGACCGAAAGTGAGTGGgacaaaatgaaggaaaaaggtTTTCTCCAGAGGACTGGGATGCAATATCACTGGAAAAATCGTAATTACAAAAA TTTTGATGAGTTCTTGATGGACATGAAgcaaagtaaaaggaaaaatattcgTCAAGAGCGCAAAAAG ATTTCTACACAAAACTTAACAATGAAACGGCTTCGGGGATATGAAATAAAG GCTAAGCACTGGGATTCCTTTTACAAGTTCTATAGGAACACCACTGATAACAA GTGGGGTAGTCCTTATCTAACGAGAGATTTCTTTCACAACATGGGATCAAAGATGGAAGATCAAGTACTACTTGTTGTTGCTGAAGAAGGGGATGAACTTGTTGCAGGAGCTCTCAATCTTATTGGAGGAGATACTTTATTCGGCCGCTTATGGGGATGTCTCCCACGAGCTTATTATCCTAGCTTGCATTTTGAAGCATGCTATTACCAG GCAATAGAAGCAGCTATTGAACTTAATTTGAACAAAGTAGAGGCAGGAGCTCAAGGTGAGCATAAGATTCAGCGCGGTTATATGCCTGTGACAACTTACAGCTGCCATTACTTTCTGGACAAGGGTTTTGAGAAAGCCATAAACGAATTTTTAGTGCGTGAAACGGCTCAG GTTAAGCTTGTTATGAAACTATTACACGAATCCGGTCCTTTCAAGGATGGTATACAAACATAA